In Variovorax paradoxus, a single genomic region encodes these proteins:
- a CDS encoding TOBE domain-containing protein, translating into MKISARNVLSGKVIAIVRGPVTTEVTLEIAPGVQIVSTITSNSADSLKLSEGANAYAVIKASSVMVGTD; encoded by the coding sequence ATGAAGATCAGCGCACGCAACGTCCTGTCCGGCAAGGTCATCGCCATCGTCCGCGGCCCGGTGACGACCGAAGTCACCCTGGAGATCGCACCGGGCGTGCAGATCGTCTCGACGATCACCAGCAATTCGGCCGATTCGCTGAAGCTCAGCGAAGGGGCGAACGCCTATGCGGTGATCAAGGCTTCGAGCGTGATGGTGGGCACCGACTGA
- a CDS encoding DUF779 domain-containing protein, whose protein sequence is MTGEVLRVTATDAALALIDRLAAKHGPLMFHQSGGCCDGSAPMCYGQGEFIVGDYDRLLGHIGGMPFYISGPQFEYWQHTQLIIDVVPGRGGMFSLEGPEGVRFLTRSRLFTDEEWAVLEAEEAK, encoded by the coding sequence ATGACCGGCGAAGTCCTGCGCGTCACCGCGACCGATGCCGCGCTCGCGTTGATCGACAGGCTCGCCGCCAAGCACGGCCCGCTGATGTTCCATCAGTCGGGCGGCTGCTGCGACGGCAGCGCGCCGATGTGTTACGGCCAAGGCGAGTTCATCGTCGGCGACTACGACCGCCTGCTGGGGCACATCGGCGGCATGCCGTTCTACATCAGCGGGCCGCAGTTCGAGTACTGGCAGCACACGCAGCTGATCATCGACGTGGTGCCGGGACGTGGCGGCATGTTCTCGCTGGAAGGGCCGGAGGGCGTGCGTTTCCTGACGCGCTCGCGGCTCTTCACGGACGAGGAATGGGCCGTGCTGGAGGCCGAAGAAGCTAAGTAA